A part of Lactobacillus sp. ESL0700 genomic DNA contains:
- a CDS encoding DNA repair exonuclease gives MKFIHFADAHLDSPFLGLSFLPSKRFSQIQQAPNQSLSKIVDLALAEQVDLVLIAGDTFDSSRPNPGSQLFLADQIKRLTDAQIQVVMIFGNHDHMQAADLLVPDSPYFKLLGDGEQVETVSCQTRSGFDYDVSGFSYLNNHITSDLVPDFPAKTAHYTFGMMHAQEKAGQASQNVYAPFNLSELKNLNYDYFALGHIHLRQILSETPLIVYPGNIQGRHINELGVKGCYLGIINEQTKKTQIKFMPTSPIVWAKATLALTAEITPNDLQMHILASLKPEATTYYSLQIIGAEYLNDQERELVQDTNYWQGISRELAFESQLVDVRFTTNSRLEIAANDQAYFTQAEEELFEPETFSKLGQDWIKKDELAAELAQDPQFLQEVKDLAAVKLNNNLKGINDETD, from the coding sequence ATGAAATTTATCCACTTTGCGGATGCACATTTAGATAGTCCATTTTTGGGGCTATCTTTTTTGCCATCTAAGCGATTTTCTCAAATTCAACAAGCACCCAATCAGTCTTTAAGTAAGATTGTTGATCTCGCCTTAGCAGAACAGGTTGACCTCGTGTTAATTGCTGGCGATACCTTTGATAGCAGCCGGCCTAATCCCGGCAGTCAATTGTTTTTGGCTGACCAAATTAAGCGCCTGACAGATGCTCAAATTCAGGTAGTGATGATTTTTGGTAACCATGATCACATGCAGGCAGCAGATTTATTAGTGCCAGATAGTCCGTACTTTAAATTGCTGGGCGATGGTGAGCAGGTTGAAACTGTGTCTTGCCAAACTAGAAGCGGCTTTGACTACGATGTTAGTGGCTTTTCTTATCTTAATAATCACATTACTTCTGATCTCGTGCCGGATTTTCCTGCTAAAACTGCGCATTATACCTTTGGAATGATGCATGCTCAAGAAAAGGCGGGGCAAGCCAGTCAAAATGTTTACGCACCGTTTAATTTGAGCGAATTAAAAAATCTTAATTATGATTATTTTGCTCTTGGTCATATTCACTTGCGGCAAATTTTGTCAGAAACACCATTAATTGTTTACCCCGGTAATATTCAGGGCCGCCACATTAACGAATTAGGCGTTAAAGGCTGTTATCTAGGAATAATTAACGAGCAGACAAAGAAGACGCAAATTAAATTCATGCCAACTAGTCCAATTGTTTGGGCAAAAGCCACTTTGGCTTTAACTGCTGAAATTACGCCTAATGATTTACAGATGCATATTTTAGCAAGTCTTAAACCAGAAGCAACGACTTATTATAGCTTGCAAATTATTGGTGCCGAATATTTGAATGATCAAGAGCGGGAATTGGTGCAGGATACCAATTATTGGCAGGGGATTTCGCGAGAATTAGCTTTTGAGTCGCAATTAGTGGATGTGCGCTTCACTACTAACAGTCGCTTAGAAATTGCTGCTAACGACCAAGCTTATTTTACGCAAGCAGAAGAAGAGCTGTTTGAGCCGGAAACATTTTCTAAGTTAGGTCAAGACTGGATTAAAAAGGATGAATTGGCTGCTGAATTAGCACAAGATCCGCAATTTTTACAAGAGGTGAAGGATTTAGCTGCAGTTAAGCTGAACAATAATTTAAAGGGGATCAACGATGAAACTGATTAA
- a CDS encoding YlbF family regulator, with protein MVNIYDSANQLASDLQKIDEYKALEEAIDGVKKNADSSALFKEMDKMQAQIMQAQAQGQDIGKDIQDEYKQLNEKVQKDPQILKLLQAEQGLYKTIDDVQKAITKPINDLYEGLRN; from the coding sequence ATGGTAAACATCTACGACTCAGCTAATCAATTAGCTTCTGACTTGCAGAAAATCGACGAATACAAGGCTTTAGAAGAAGCAATTGACGGCGTTAAGAAGAACGCTGACAGTTCAGCCTTGTTTAAGGAAATGGACAAGATGCAAGCGCAAATTATGCAAGCCCAAGCTCAAGGTCAGGATATTGGCAAAGATATTCAAGACGAATATAAGCAATTGAACGAAAAAGTACAAAAGGATCCACAGATTTTAAAACTTTTGCAAGCAGAACAAGGTTTGTATAAGACAATTGATGATGTTCAAAAGGCAATTACTAAGCCGATTAATGATCTTTATGAAGGTCTTAGAAACTAG
- a CDS encoding PBP1A family penicillin-binding protein, whose product MDNNEPKKNGLSGAWRRFDNRFYIGRWIILILLSVILLVCTYYTVKVKTSNISNLKASLSTTTAIYDYKGQKAGSLYSQKGSFVEYNKISPNVKNAVISTEDRTFWTNPGFSIKGMARAGLGIVIHHGQISGGGSTITQQLAKNALLTQRQTFSRKLEELFFAIEITHVYSKKDILTMYLNNAYFGNGVWGVQDASKKYFGKDASQLTASEGATLAGILRNPSQYNPIDHMSYALSRRNLILKLMVENKKLSQSEAKIAQKQGLTLVDAYHNQDGYRYPYFFDAVVDEAINRYGLKEEDVMNKGLKIYTTLNQNYQGQLQDKFSQDWLFPQNAADGAQTQGASVVMDPATGAVRAVIGGRGKHVFRGYNRATQMKRQPGSSIKPLVTYAPALQEGYHYDSQLSNKLQRFGKNGYEPHNVDNGYSDKIPMYTAVAQSKNVPAVWLLDKIGVAKGVQSASNFGLKVPKSDQNLALALGGLSGGVSPLQMARAYSAFANKGNLPNSSYFITKITDASGNVLAENHNPGTHRVISTNTAKEMTTMLLGVFSGGTATSAQPNGYRVAGKTGSTEVPNSYGFGTKDQWIVGYTPDVVVATWVGFDKTNREHYMHGVSETGITRLYKAEMEGILPYTAQNQFTEKAPNQIIKQNGAGSDWTSGLGDKIEKGFGSASQKLNEWYNDVKGLIGH is encoded by the coding sequence ATGGACAATAATGAACCAAAGAAAAACGGTTTGAGTGGGGCGTGGCGTCGCTTTGATAACCGTTTTTATATCGGTCGCTGGATTATTTTAATCCTGCTTAGCGTGATCCTTTTGGTTTGTACGTATTATACCGTTAAAGTAAAAACTTCGAATATATCTAATTTAAAGGCCTCTTTGTCAACAACGACTGCCATTTATGATTATAAAGGTCAAAAGGCAGGGTCGCTGTATTCACAAAAAGGTTCCTTTGTCGAATATAATAAAATTTCGCCAAATGTCAAGAATGCCGTCATTTCGACTGAAGACCGGACATTTTGGACTAATCCCGGCTTTAGTATCAAGGGGATGGCTCGGGCTGGTTTAGGCATTGTTATTCATCATGGGCAAATTTCTGGTGGGGGGTCAACAATTACCCAGCAACTCGCCAAGAACGCGCTGTTAACGCAGCGGCAAACATTTTCGCGTAAATTAGAGGAACTGTTTTTTGCTATTGAGATTACGCACGTTTATTCTAAAAAAGATATTTTAACAATGTATCTTAATAATGCTTATTTTGGCAATGGCGTTTGGGGCGTGCAGGATGCTAGTAAAAAGTACTTTGGCAAGGATGCTAGTCAGCTGACTGCCAGTGAGGGTGCCACTTTGGCCGGGATTTTACGTAATCCTAGCCAATATAATCCGATTGACCACATGTCTTACGCACTTTCGCGGCGAAATTTAATTTTAAAGCTAATGGTTGAAAATAAAAAGCTCTCTCAATCAGAGGCTAAGATTGCTCAAAAGCAGGGCTTAACGCTGGTCGATGCTTACCATAATCAAGATGGTTACCGTTATCCGTACTTTTTTGATGCGGTAGTTGATGAGGCGATTAACCGTTATGGCTTAAAAGAAGAAGACGTGATGAACAAGGGTCTGAAAATTTATACGACATTGAACCAAAATTATCAGGGGCAATTGCAGGATAAATTTAGTCAGGACTGGCTCTTTCCACAAAATGCGGCAGATGGTGCCCAAACGCAGGGTGCCAGTGTTGTGATGGACCCAGCAACTGGTGCTGTGCGGGCAGTTATTGGTGGCCGCGGCAAGCACGTCTTTCGTGGTTATAATCGAGCAACGCAAATGAAGCGGCAGCCAGGGTCATCGATTAAGCCGCTGGTTACGTATGCGCCAGCACTGCAAGAGGGCTATCATTACGACTCCCAACTTTCAAATAAGCTGCAACGCTTTGGTAAGAATGGTTATGAGCCTCATAATGTTGATAATGGCTATTCTGACAAAATCCCGATGTACACGGCTGTAGCTCAGAGTAAGAATGTGCCTGCGGTTTGGCTACTCGACAAAATTGGCGTTGCCAAGGGTGTGCAGTCGGCTAGTAACTTTGGCCTCAAGGTGCCTAAGTCCGACCAGAACTTAGCTTTGGCCCTTGGCGGTTTATCTGGTGGTGTGTCACCATTGCAAATGGCTAGAGCTTACTCTGCCTTTGCCAATAAGGGGAATCTGCCAAATAGCTCGTACTTTATTACGAAGATAACTGATGCCAGTGGCAATGTCTTGGCTGAGAATCATAATCCGGGTACTCACCGCGTGATTTCAACTAATACTGCTAAAGAAATGACGACAATGCTACTAGGCGTTTTCAGTGGCGGGACAGCAACTTCGGCGCAGCCAAATGGCTACCGCGTTGCCGGAAAGACGGGTTCAACAGAAGTACCGAACTCGTATGGCTTTGGTACCAAGGACCAGTGGATTGTTGGCTACACACCAGATGTTGTCGTGGCAACCTGGGTTGGTTTTGATAAGACCAACAGGGAGCATTACATGCATGGCGTTTCGGAAACTGGCATTACGCGGCTTTATAAGGCCGAAATGGAAGGTATTTTACCGTATACCGCGCAAAATCAGTTTACTGAGAAGGCACCTAACCAAATTATTAAGCAAAATGGTGCTGGTTCAGATTGGACCAGTGGTCTTGGCGATAAAATTGAAAAAGGTTTTGGTTCGGCGAGTCAAAAGCTCAATGAATGGTATAATGATGTTAAGGGCCTAATTGGCCATTAA
- a CDS encoding RluA family pseudouridine synthase, translated as MSYYFTLNYPKNLKPCSVGDLLRQLLVPRKWRHFLRIEQKIRVNGHYRYFNQLVYPNDKIELELDCVESEQGTYPASGNLPDVIYEDHDVLVINKPAGQKTHPNLAETDTALNDCATYLGFSPFVVHRLDMLTSGLLLVAKNPAVVPILNRELTTKIFHREYMAVVNHPEKLQASSTITLPIGQDPSDQRKRMVSADGLASITHYQVLSQTSNEALIKLQLETGRTHQIRVHLAAIGCPIVGDPLYNPDCSPDEFLHLTAYQMSFTKPFSFDQVQIKLPQEKLKF; from the coding sequence ATGAGCTATTATTTTACACTTAATTATCCCAAAAATCTCAAACCATGTTCTGTTGGTGACTTGTTACGCCAGCTGTTAGTGCCGCGCAAGTGGCGTCATTTCTTACGAATTGAGCAAAAAATCCGCGTCAATGGCCATTATCGATATTTTAACCAATTGGTTTACCCAAATGACAAAATCGAATTAGAACTGGACTGCGTTGAATCTGAGCAAGGTACTTATCCAGCTAGTGGCAATCTGCCCGACGTTATTTATGAAGATCATGATGTGCTTGTGATTAATAAGCCTGCTGGGCAAAAGACACATCCCAACTTAGCCGAAACCGATACGGCACTAAATGATTGCGCCACCTACTTAGGCTTCAGTCCCTTTGTCGTCCACCGCCTAGATATGTTAACCAGTGGCTTATTGCTAGTCGCTAAAAATCCGGCGGTTGTGCCAATTCTTAACCGCGAGTTGACTACCAAAATTTTTCATCGTGAGTACATGGCAGTCGTTAATCACCCGGAAAAATTGCAGGCAAGTAGCACAATCACTCTGCCGATTGGTCAGGATCCAAGTGACCAACGCAAGAGAATGGTCAGTGCAGACGGTCTGGCGTCAATTACCCATTATCAAGTTTTAAGCCAAACATCTAACGAGGCTCTAATTAAATTGCAGCTTGAAACCGGCCGAACACACCAAATTCGTGTTCACCTAGCTGCCATTGGCTGCCCAATTGTCGGCGACCCACTCTATAATCCAGATTGCAGCCCAGACGAATTCTTGCACCTAACTGCCTACCAGATGTCGTTCACTAAGCCGTTTTCCTTTGATCAAGTTCAGATTAAACTGCCACAAGAAAAACTTAAATTTTAA
- a CDS encoding MerR family transcriptional regulator, which yields MITSKKIQELTGLSARTLRYYEQLGLIKPERDAASNYRVYQENDVTTLQQILIFKKMGFKLSVIKDILQNPEFNLDAALELQMKMLNKQKQELEQVINNVKQTIQARKGEITMTDTEKFAGLKETLLQENEANYGDELRQKYGEHTYEAAQEKFTKISESSYRGLVNNETKLIQNLHTVLLNPEKEAELKESIFAEHQAWLKQLLPQYSTKIHLGIIQLYQCDSRFSAYYDKRAGAGATDLLVKICRSFLS from the coding sequence TTGATTACTAGCAAAAAAATTCAGGAACTAACGGGTCTATCTGCACGTACTTTGCGCTATTACGAACAGCTTGGACTGATTAAGCCCGAGCGGGATGCTGCGTCGAATTATCGGGTATATCAAGAAAATGATGTGACTACTTTACAGCAAATCCTTATTTTCAAAAAAATGGGCTTTAAATTGAGTGTCATTAAGGATATTTTACAAAATCCAGAATTTAATCTTGATGCGGCGCTAGAATTGCAAATGAAAATGCTGAATAAGCAAAAGCAAGAATTGGAGCAAGTAATCAATAATGTTAAACAAACTATTCAGGCAAGAAAAGGAGAAATCACAATGACAGATACAGAAAAATTTGCCGGACTAAAAGAAACATTATTGCAAGAAAATGAAGCAAATTATGGTGACGAGCTTAGGCAAAAATATGGTGAGCATACTTATGAAGCAGCTCAAGAAAAATTCACCAAAATCTCAGAGAGTTCATATCGCGGTTTAGTTAATAATGAAACAAAATTAATCCAAAACTTACATACTGTGCTGCTTAATCCAGAAAAAGAAGCAGAACTGAAAGAAAGTATTTTTGCAGAACATCAGGCTTGGCTTAAACAATTATTGCCGCAATATTCGACTAAAATTCATTTAGGAATTATTCAGCTCTACCAATGCGACAGCCGTTTTAGTGCGTATTATGATAAGCGAGCTGGTGCAGGTGCAACTGACTTACTAGTGAAGATTTGCCGATCATTTTTATCATAA
- a CDS encoding histidine phosphatase family protein, which produces MTTIYLIRHGEPDTSVHDDWTRPLTKLGQQQAIEVAGKFENVTFTAIYSSPFTRAVATVTPLSRQQNLAIQTSNSLIERRMPEWFSNAKAFREYIQRQWQDFTYTAKGGESLAEAQTRYLAFLKKIPESGTVAIGTHGTVMSVVYDSLHHGQGFSAWQNLPYAAILRLKVTKKHLIAADFI; this is translated from the coding sequence ATGACCACAATTTATTTAATCAGGCATGGTGAACCTGACACAAGCGTGCATGATGACTGGACAAGACCGTTAACCAAGCTGGGACAGCAACAAGCAATAGAAGTTGCTGGCAAATTTGAAAACGTAACATTTACTGCTATTTATTCAAGTCCGTTTACCAGAGCGGTAGCGACAGTAACACCGCTATCGCGGCAACAAAATTTAGCAATCCAAACTAGCAATTCACTAATTGAGCGCAGAATGCCAGAGTGGTTCAGTAATGCAAAAGCTTTTCGTGAATACATTCAAAGACAGTGGCAGGATTTTACTTATACTGCAAAAGGCGGCGAATCTTTAGCAGAAGCACAGACAAGATATCTTGCTTTTTTAAAGAAAATACCTGAATCGGGGACTGTTGCAATTGGTACTCACGGAACAGTAATGAGTGTAGTCTATGATTCTTTACATCACGGCCAAGGCTTCAGTGCTTGGCAAAATTTACCGTATGCGGCGATTTTGCGCTTGAAAGTGACAAAGAAGCATCTGATTGCAGCAGATTTTATTTAA
- a CDS encoding MFS transporter, with the protein MKVRTIAGKIAITFLTFTVFFTLFRSSMAGIFSLFYANSGIPDAQISAIKSWQSVGILVGMLPSGFLADKIGRLKVLNLSALIISFSFFLLIINPCFIIFSLAEFLYGIGLAFNSGTLLAYITDLQEINQIKPSSRLMGQQAALLNIATLIGGNIGTWLFGFKITAPVWFGLLGLAVYPLFVLIFIKVMGFHDNRAQASAKHINFLKAIAAIIRKKSFWILFLVNIGYDCGTQFLMIYWSIIYVKQFGFNLSIVYTAFMCATIGGAWVFQQMSGQNFTKLTIASTLCMMLLLCSNSAFSNRYILLAIFLLVELLMGLISGQISALSNRAIYGENNKSLMLSVVSFLVEIIVSLSLIIDDQIIVANNNLTVMYWVSAAYFALILLAVPLLQKSEGVK; encoded by the coding sequence ATGAAAGTTAGAACTATTGCTGGTAAAATTGCGATAACCTTTTTAACATTTACCGTGTTTTTCACTTTGTTCCGTTCTTCAATGGCTGGGATATTTTCTTTATTTTATGCAAATAGCGGTATTCCTGATGCTCAAATTTCGGCAATTAAATCTTGGCAAAGTGTGGGAATTTTAGTGGGGATGCTGCCATCAGGATTCTTAGCAGATAAAATTGGTCGACTTAAGGTACTAAACCTGTCTGCATTAATAATTAGTTTTAGTTTCTTTTTATTGATAATAAATCCTTGTTTTATCATATTTTCTCTAGCGGAATTTTTGTATGGCATTGGCTTAGCATTTAATTCTGGAACTTTGCTAGCGTACATTACAGATTTACAAGAAATAAATCAAATTAAACCTAGTAGTAGATTGATGGGTCAGCAAGCAGCGCTTTTGAATATTGCTACGCTAATTGGTGGCAATATTGGAACGTGGCTGTTTGGTTTTAAAATAACGGCTCCTGTCTGGTTCGGCCTACTTGGTCTGGCTGTGTATCCATTGTTTGTCTTAATTTTTATTAAAGTCATGGGCTTTCATGATAATCGGGCACAGGCTTCTGCTAAGCACATTAATTTTCTTAAAGCAATAGCAGCAATCATTAGGAAAAAATCATTTTGGATTCTGTTTTTGGTTAATATTGGCTACGATTGCGGGACTCAATTTTTAATGATTTACTGGTCGATTATTTATGTTAAACAGTTTGGGTTTAACTTATCAATAGTCTATACGGCCTTTATGTGTGCGACGATTGGTGGAGCATGGGTATTTCAGCAAATGTCTGGACAAAATTTTACGAAATTAACCATTGCCAGTACATTGTGTATGATGTTGCTGCTATGCAGTAATTCTGCTTTCAGCAATCGGTACATACTTTTAGCTATTTTCTTGCTTGTTGAATTGTTGATGGGCCTAATATCTGGGCAAATTTCTGCTCTTAGCAATCGGGCAATTTATGGTGAAAATAATAAGTCGTTGATGTTATCTGTCGTTTCGTTCTTGGTGGAAATTATTGTCAGCTTGTCGCTAATTATTGATGACCAAATTATCGTAGCAAACAATAATTTAACCGTTATGTACTGGGTTTCAGCTGCTTACTTTGCCTTAATTTTATTAGCCGTACCATTATTGCAAAAAAGCGAGGGGGTAAAATGA
- the fba gene encoding class II fructose-1,6-bisphosphate aldolase encodes MAYLDNGNQIFKDARKNHYAVGAYNTNNLEWTRAILRAAEETRTPVLIQVSTGAAKYMGGYKIVKDIVEDTMDAMNISVPVVLNLDHGDFESAKECIALGYSSVMFDGHALPTDENLAKTKEIVKLAHERGISVEAEIGKIGENQGADGGELASVEDAKTFVAAGVDKLACGIGNIHGVYPEGWKGLNFDRLKEIADAVPVPLVLHGGSGIPEDQVKKAISLGISKVNINTEFQLAFQGATRKYFEAHKDEDKANKGYDPRKLLLPGTEAITDAMKEMIGWLGTPSIDEELKNAAFDRSSLNEE; translated from the coding sequence ATGGCTTATTTAGATAATGGTAATCAGATCTTTAAAGACGCTCGTAAAAACCATTATGCAGTAGGTGCATATAACACTAACAACTTGGAATGGACTCGTGCAATTTTGCGTGCTGCTGAAGAAACTAGAACTCCAGTTTTAATTCAAGTTTCAACTGGTGCTGCTAAGTACATGGGTGGCTACAAGATTGTTAAGGACATTGTTGAAGACACAATGGACGCAATGAACATTTCTGTTCCAGTTGTCTTGAACTTGGACCACGGTGACTTCGAATCAGCTAAGGAATGTATCGCACTTGGATACTCCTCAGTTATGTTTGATGGTCACGCACTTCCAACTGACGAGAACTTAGCTAAGACTAAGGAAATCGTTAAGTTAGCTCATGAACGTGGCATTTCTGTTGAAGCTGAAATTGGTAAAATTGGTGAAAACCAAGGTGCCGATGGTGGTGAATTAGCATCTGTAGAAGACGCTAAGACATTCGTTGCTGCTGGTGTTGACAAGCTTGCTTGTGGTATTGGTAATATCCACGGCGTTTACCCAGAAGGCTGGAAGGGCTTGAACTTTGACCGTTTGAAGGAAATTGCTGACGCTGTTCCTGTACCACTTGTTTTGCACGGTGGTTCAGGTATTCCTGAAGATCAAGTTAAGAAAGCTATCTCACTTGGTATTTCCAAGGTTAACATCAATACTGAATTCCAATTGGCCTTCCAAGGTGCTACTCGTAAGTACTTCGAAGCTCACAAGGATGAAGATAAAGCTAACAAGGGTTACGACCCACGTAAGTTGTTATTGCCAGGTACTGAAGCCATTACTGATGCCATGAAAGAAATGATTGGCTGGCTTGGAACTCCTTCAATCGACGAAGAGCTTAAAAATGCTGCTTTTGACAGAAGCTCATTGAACGAAGAATAA
- the argS gene encoding arginine--tRNA ligase, which translates to MDFKNEVVALLAPQVDLPKEKIAALIERPKNEKMGDYAFPAFALAKVMHKNPAEIAKEIAAQLSSPNFASIQAVGPYVNFAINHEKLIVQTLSDVLTQKEHYGDQELGTGNVPIDMSSPNIAKPMSMGHLRSTVIGNSIAKTLQKVGYTPIKINYLGDYGTQFGKLIAAYKHWGVEEDVKKDPIMNLFKYYVKFHQEAEKHPELDDEGRAWFKKLEDGDPEAVELWQWFREVSLVDFKRIYKELGVEFDSYKGEAFFNDKMQPVIDELKQKGLLHESQGAQVVDMGEGENPALIVKSDGTSIYLTRDLAAAIYRMKTYNFVKMLYVVGNEQSQHFVELKTVLKKMGYDWADEIHHVPFGLITQNGKKLSTRKGNVVFLDKVLQDAVALAQKQIEQKNPDLAEQKQVAHDVGVGAVIFHDLKNDRTDNFDFDLEEVVRFEGDTGPYVQYTNARAQSVLRKAAKMDQKPDLANMTLADDWSFSVAKALADFPRIVARSSEKFEPSVIAKYALDLAKKFNKYYANVKILTTDEQIASRLALVEATSIVLTESLRLLGVNAPKEM; encoded by the coding sequence ATGGATTTTAAAAATGAAGTAGTTGCGCTATTAGCACCGCAAGTTGACTTACCAAAAGAAAAAATTGCGGCCTTAATTGAGCGGCCAAAAAATGAAAAAATGGGCGATTATGCCTTCCCAGCATTTGCGTTAGCTAAAGTAATGCACAAAAATCCGGCTGAAATTGCTAAGGAAATTGCAGCGCAATTGTCCAGCCCGAATTTTGCCAGCATTCAAGCAGTTGGCCCATATGTTAACTTTGCCATCAATCATGAAAAGCTGATTGTCCAAACATTAAGTGATGTTTTAACGCAAAAAGAACACTACGGTGACCAAGAACTTGGTACGGGCAACGTTCCAATAGATATGTCCAGCCCGAACATTGCTAAGCCAATGTCAATGGGCCATTTGCGGTCAACAGTGATTGGTAATTCAATTGCTAAAACGCTGCAAAAGGTTGGGTACACCCCAATTAAGATTAACTATTTAGGTGACTATGGCACGCAATTTGGTAAATTGATTGCGGCATATAAGCATTGGGGCGTTGAAGAAGATGTTAAAAAAGACCCAATCATGAACTTGTTTAAGTATTACGTTAAGTTCCATCAGGAAGCTGAGAAGCATCCAGAACTTGATGATGAGGGCCGTGCTTGGTTTAAAAAGCTAGAAGATGGTGACCCAGAAGCAGTTGAGTTGTGGCAATGGTTCCGTGAAGTTTCACTTGTTGACTTTAAGCGCATTTACAAGGAATTAGGCGTTGAGTTTGATTCATATAAGGGCGAAGCTTTCTTCAATGATAAGATGCAACCAGTAATTGATGAGTTGAAGCAAAAGGGTTTGTTGCATGAGTCTCAGGGTGCTCAAGTCGTTGACATGGGTGAAGGTGAAAATCCAGCCTTGATTGTGAAGTCAGATGGAACCAGTATTTATTTGACACGGGACTTAGCAGCTGCCATTTACCGGATGAAGACCTACAACTTTGTCAAAATGTTGTACGTTGTTGGTAATGAGCAGTCACAACACTTTGTGGAACTGAAGACTGTCTTGAAGAAGATGGGCTATGACTGGGCTGATGAAATTCACCACGTGCCATTTGGTTTAATTACGCAAAACGGCAAGAAGCTGTCAACGCGTAAGGGTAACGTTGTTTTCTTAGACAAGGTCTTACAAGATGCTGTAGCACTTGCGCAGAAGCAAATTGAGCAGAAGAATCCAGACTTAGCAGAGCAAAAGCAAGTTGCGCATGATGTTGGTGTTGGGGCTGTCATCTTCCATGATTTAAAGAATGACCGGACAGATAACTTTGACTTCGACTTAGAAGAAGTTGTCCGTTTTGAAGGGGATACTGGTCCTTATGTTCAATACACAAATGCCCGTGCCCAGAGTGTATTGCGTAAAGCCGCAAAGATGGATCAAAAGCCAGATTTGGCTAACATGACTTTGGCAGATGACTGGTCCTTTAGTGTGGCTAAAGCCTTAGCTGATTTCCCTAGAATTGTTGCCCGCAGCAGTGAAAAATTTGAACCATCAGTTATTGCCAAGTATGCACTAGATTTAGCTAAAAAATTCAACAAGTATTATGCCAATGTCAAGATTTTGACCACTGATGAGCAAATTGCTTCTCGCCTTGCGCTAGTTGAAGCAACGTCAATTGTGTTAACAGAATCCCTTCGCCTTCTAGGAGTTAACGCACCAAAGGAAATGTAA
- a CDS encoding L,D-transpeptidase produces MKKSLLKPLTFCFVILICVISLARISMPQTHEKASRPTTKETVVKKTAASFRPYQDPSDLRQPYNWRKSSERKPYPKIKPLENDITIRVSLKGNRVYILRNNRRIYTMLASGGVFKNGKSLTPTGTFRIQDNRGESFYNPNLNEGANNWTSWDKKDVYLFHSVPTKDNGKYNLKEAKKLGKQSGSHGCVRLSVPDSAWIMTNIRTGTKVIIKNN; encoded by the coding sequence ATGAAAAAAAGTCTATTAAAGCCGCTTACTTTTTGTTTTGTCATTTTAATCTGTGTCATCAGCTTGGCGCGAATTTCAATGCCACAAACACACGAAAAAGCAAGTAGGCCTACCACAAAAGAAACTGTAGTTAAAAAGACAGCCGCTTCTTTTCGTCCTTATCAAGATCCTAGCGATTTGCGCCAGCCATATAATTGGCGTAAGTCGAGTGAACGTAAGCCGTATCCTAAGATTAAACCGCTAGAAAATGACATTACAATTCGGGTTTCACTTAAAGGTAACCGGGTTTACATTTTGCGTAATAATCGGCGTATTTATACGATGCTAGCCAGTGGCGGTGTCTTCAAAAACGGTAAGTCGCTAACCCCGACAGGTACGTTTCGCATTCAGGATAATCGCGGTGAATCTTTTTACAACCCGAATTTAAATGAAGGTGCCAATAATTGGACGAGCTGGGATAAAAAAGATGTCTATCTGTTCCATTCAGTGCCAACTAAAGACAACGGTAAATATAATTTAAAAGAAGCCAAAAAGTTGGGTAAACAATCTGGTTCACACGGCTGCGTTCGTTTGAGCGTGCCGGACTCGGCGTGGATAATGACCAATATCAGGACAGGCACCAAGGTGATTATTAAGAATAATTAG